The genomic region TGCTGGGCCACTTCATCGCCGTCACGAACATCCCCAACGGTGTGGCGGAATGGGTGGTGAGCCTACCGGTCCATCGCCACATCATCATGATCTTCATCTTCCTGATCTACCTCATCGGTGGTTCCTTCATCGACGACCTCGCGTTCCTCATCCTCGCGACACCGATATTCTACCCTGCGATCACGAACATGGGATATGACCCGATCTGGGCGTGCATCATGCTCTCCCTTACCGTCTGCGTGGGTTCCGTCATCCCGCCGGTCGCCATGTGCGTCTTCGTGGTGAAGAACATAACCAAGGTCCCCATGGGTGTCATCTACAAGGGCGTGTACCCCTTCCTTCTCGCGCTTTTCCTCTGCGTGGCGCTCCTTTTTGTCTTCCCCGAACTGACGCTGTATCTGCCGTCGGTTCTCATGAAATAGGCCGTTCGTATACACTCCTTCAATGCCCGGGCCGGATGGAGCGCTGCCATCCGGCCCAAAGCTTGTAAAGACGGTCTCAGGTTTCAGGTCTCAGGTTGCAGGTTAAAGACCTGAGAGGCGGTTCAAGAGTTCAAGGGGTCAAGAGTTCAAGGGAAGAACCATCGGAGTGAGAGGGCGGGCAGAGTAGGTTCGGCAATTGTGTTGACAATTGAGGGGGGTCGGCGCTTTGCCGGACCTCCTGCCCTGTCAGACCTCTGTAATGAAATTGAACAGGTGTGCAGAAAATGCACAGGCGGGAGACAGACAGGGTTACCGGGGTCCCGTGCGTGCCCGTCCCGCCGTTCTTTATCGTTTCCATCACATCCACGTAACAGCCCGAAATCAATCGTATAGCGAGAGCCCGCCCCCACCAGTCGGTTCTCTTGTCTTCAACCTGAGACCTGCAACCTGCGACCTGCAACCGTCTTTTCAGTGGCATGCTAATTGCTCATGATGATGTGCGAATCTCACTCTATTACTGCACTTCAGGAGGCGACTGGAAATGACCCCGAACCATGACTTTCAGACGGTAAGGACGTTGATCGCCCGCAACGCAGCCCTGTACCCGCACAAGACGGCGATGAAGGAATTCGAGACAGGAAGGAGCTGTACCTTTGAGGACCTGCTGGAGAGGGCGAAGAAGATCGGAAGCGCCCTTCACGGCATGGGGGTGAAGAAAGGGGAGCGCGTCGGCATCATGAGCCAGAACAGCTACGAGTACATGGAGCTCGTCCTGTCCGTGACGGCGGCGGGATATGTCTTCGTGCCCGTGAACTTCAGGCTGGCAGGCCGGGAGATGGCGGGGGTCCTCTCCGACGCCGAGCCCGTGGTGCTCTTCGTCCAGGAACAGTACGTGAAGACGGCGCAGGAGATAAAAGGAGAACTGCCCTCGGTGCGGGAGTACGTGCACATTGGGCCTGTCGAGACCCGGCCCGACGGGTGGCGCGGATACGAGGAGATGATACAGTGCGCCGCACCGATGGGATGGGTCGAGGCCCTCGACGAGGATGACCTTGCCATGCTCATGTACACGAGCGGGACGACGGGTGCGCCGAAGGGGGTCATGCAGACCCACCTCAACCTCTATCACTGCGGGCGCACCTGCGCCTTCAACAACTGCATCGAAACCGAGGACATCGGCTTCACGATATGCCCCATGTATCACGTGACGGCGACGACCTCCTTTTTCGGTCCCTTCTACCGGGGGGCGACGAGCATCCTCTTCCAGAAGTTCGACGCCGAGGCCCTCTTCGAGGCCGCCAGGGAAGAACACATCGTCGCGGGCATGCTCGCGACGCCCATGGTCCGCATGCTCCTCGACGTGTGGCCCTCGGTGAAGGACCGCTGCGACGTGTCGAGCATGAAGAAGCTCTGGTTCGCCGGGGCGGGCATCATCCCTGCCGTCTACAAGCAGTTTATCGACACCTTCGGCTGCATCCTCGGCGAGCACCACGGCACCACGGAGACGACGGGCGTGACGGCGAACCTCTCGGCGAAGGACATCGCGAAGGAGCTCACCGACGACAACCTGCGTATCCTGGAATCCTGCGGAAGGGACGCCTACGACTGCGAGGTCCTCATCGTCGACGACAACGACAACCCCGTCGTCGCTCCCGGCGAAGGGGAGATGAAGGTACGCGGCCTCGGCACGTCGCTCGGCTACTGGCGCAAGGAGGAACAGACGAAGAAGGCCTTCCGGAACGGCTGGTTCTACACCGAGGACATCTGCCACATCGACGAGAAGGGCTACATTTATATAATAGACCGCAAGAAGGACATGATCATCACCGGCGGCGAGAACGTCTACCCGGCGGAGATAGAGAAGGTCGTCAACGAACACCCCGCAGTGCGGGAGTCGTCAGCCATAGGCGTGCCCCATCCGGTGTGGGGAGAAGCGATAGCGGCGATCGTGGTGCTCAACGACGGCGCGACCCTCGACGCGGCCGGACTGATACAGTACTGCAAGGGCAGGATAGCTGGTTACAAAGTGCCCAAGATCGTCCATTTCATCCCGGAGATGCCGCGCAACCCCGCGGGCAAGATCTCGAAGCCGGAGCTCCGCAAGCAGTTCGGCGCAGCCTGAAGGGACAGACGGGTCAGCGGCACAGATGCCGGGAATAACCTTTTGGAGGAAGACAGATGGAACTGACAACGGAACAGAAGGACATATGCAAGGCGGCACGTGAATTCGCCGAGAAGGAGTTCAGGGACAAGGCGAAGGATTTCGATGAGAAAGAGGAGTTCGACCTCTCCATCGTGAAGCGCGCAGCCGAGAACGGCTTCATCGGGGTCTTCATCAAGGAAGAGTACGGGGGAGCGGGCCTCGGGTTCCTCGAGCATTCGCTCATCACCGAGGAGGTGTGGCGTGTCGATCCCGGCTGCGGCCAGAACATCTGCTCCGCCGGTTTCGGCGCCGAGATGATCCAGACCTTCGGAACGGAGGACCAGAAGCGGTTCTACCTCCCGAAGATCGCGTCCGGCGAGGCCATCATCGGCACGGCGATAACGGAGCCCGACGCGGGCAGTGACGTGACGATGGTGAAGACCCGCGCCGAGAAGAAGGGCGACACATATGTCATCAACGGCGCGAAGATGTTCATAACGAACGGGTGCAACGCGAAGTACCTCCTCGTTTACGCCGTCACCGACCCCGAGGCGAAGGACGTGCACAAGAGATGCAGCGTCATACTCCTCGACACGGCGACCCCGGGCTTCACGGCGACGAAGATCTACGGCAAGATGGGCATCAGGGCCTCGAACACGGCGGAGGTGAGCTTCGACAACGTGGAGGTTCCCGCCGAGAACCTCATCGGCAAGGAGGGCCGGGGTTTCTACCAGCTCATGGAGTTCTTCAACATGACCCGCAACCACGTCGCCGCGCAGGGCGTGGGCGTCGCCCAGGGGGCCCTCGAGATGGCCATCTCCTACGTGAAGAAGAGAAAGGCCTTCGGCGGATATCTGTCGCGGCTCCAGGGCGTGCAGTTCAAGATAGCCGAGATGGCGACCCGCATCGAGGCCGCCCGCAGCCTCTATTGGAGGGCCGCGTACCTCCTCGACAACGGCAAGCTCGACCCCGCGCTCGTTTCCATGGCGAAGTGGTTCGCCGGCGAGACCGCTGTTTACGTGGCCAACGAGGCCCTGCAGCTCCACGGCGGCTACGGCTACATAATCGAGTACGATATTCAGCGGTTCTACCGCGACGCGAAGATAGTCGAGATCTACGAAGGCTCCAAGGAGGTCGAAAAGGCGGTCATCGCCAGCGAACTGCTGAAACGTGTCTTCTAGACGCGGCTTGAACCACTTGAATGACGTGAGCGGTTTGAGGGGCATAGACGGAAAGATCTTTCCCCGGTTCCTGGGGATATCGTTTCCGGCCCTCAAGCCGCTCTCGCCGCATTGTTGTTCCGGCCATTCCTCTCGCTCCAACAGTTCCGACAATCAAAGCCGCTCACGCCACCATATGCCTGTATCAAAAGTATACACCTGTTCCATAGCGAACACGCGGGGGGTGTTGCATCCTGTGCCGCGTTTGGGCTAACATACCATAATAATTGGCGAAGGGTTACCCGGCTTTTTTGGTATCCCCATTGCATATGTCCTTGCACCGGAACATGGAAAATAATTACCGTCATACATATGGAATCACCATCGGGGGTTACGTGTAATGGTTGAACAAGCCGCGACCAGGGTATTGACATGCATCCAGTGCGGGAAGTGCACGGGGAGTTGCCCCGAATCGGGCAGGACGCCCTTCAACGTGAGGATGCTCGTCAGGAAGAAGCAGTTCCAGTCCGCCATCGACGAGGCCCTTCCGTGGTACTGCACCTCCTGCGGCGCCTGTACCATACGGTGCCCGAGGGACGTGAAGCCTTCGGAGGTCATCATCGAGCTTCGCGCGAAGCTCGTGGAGGACGGCGACATCCCCGTCGCGCTCCAAAAGGCCCTGGAGAACACTTTCGTGCAGAAGAACCCCTGGGGACGTTCCCGCAACAAGCGCGCCGACTGGGCGCAGAAACTCGATTTCGAGGTTCCCCACGTGTCGGAGACCCAGAGTAAGAGGCTGCTCTTCGTCTGCTGCATACAGGCCTACGACCCGAGGTGCATGGTCATTCCCGTGAATGTCGCGCGGCTCTTCAACGCCGGTGGTTTGGAGTTCGGCATCCTCGGCGAGGAGGAGGCGTGCTGCGGCAACGAGATCCGGCGCATCGGGGAGGCGGGTCTTTTCGAGGAGCTCATGGAGGAGAACAAGGCGGCCTTCGAGGAGTACGGCGTCAAGGAGATCGTCGCCCTCTCGCCGCACTGCATGAACGTCCTGAAGAAAGAGTACGGGGACCTGGGCATCAAGGTCGTCCATTACACGGAGCTTCTCGCACCCCTCGTCGAAGAGGGTGCGATCAAGCTGCCGGGGTCTTTCGGGAAGAAGGTCATCTACCACGACCCCTGTTTTCTCGGGAAACAGAACGGTGTCTTCGATGAGCCGCGCTCGATCCTCGGCGCCGTCCCCGACCTCGAGCTTCTCGAGTTCTCCCGGTCGAGGGAAATGTCCCTGTGCTGCGAAGGCGGCGGCGGAAGGATGTTCTTTGAGGTCGAGGCGACGTACCAGCGGAACGCCGAGGTCCGCGTCCTCGACGCCGTCAGCAGGGGTGCCGAGATCATCGCGACGGCATGCCCCTTCTGCGTCATGACCCTGGAAGACCCGGCCACAGAAAAAGGTCTCGCCGTGAAGGAGCTTTCAGAAATACTTACGGAGGTCTTATAAGATGAATATCCTTGTATTTACGAAGAGGGTTGCCGCAACCCAGGAAGAAGAGCTGCGCATCACCGGGGAAGGGCAGGCCGTCGATCTCTCGAAGGTGCCCTTCAAGGTCAATGACTGGGACAACTACAGCGTGGAAGAGGCGGTGCGCATCGTCGACAAGGCGGGCGGTTCGGTGACGGCCATTTCCATCGGTGACGCCGAATCCGACGAGGTTCTGCGGCGCGCCATCGCCATGGGGGCGAAGGACGGCTTTCTCGTGGAAACGGGGGATGTCCTCAACGACCCCTTCATGAGGGGCGAGCTCATCCGCAGCTTCATCGACAAGGAGAAGGTCCCCTTTGATATCATCCTGACGGGTGTGCAGTCGGAAGACGACCAGTTCGGGGCCGTCGGAGGTATCGTTGCCGCCCTGATGGGTCTTCCCTACGCGTCCATGGTGATCGGCATCGACGCCGTCGAGGCTGACCATGTCATGATCCGCAGGGAGCTCGAGGGAGGCCTCCAGGAGAAGGTGAAGGTGGCAACCCCCTGTGTCCTTTCGATACAGAGCGGCATCAATGAGCCCCGGTACGTTTCCATCATGGGTATCCGCAAGGCCTCGAAGGTGGAACGCAAGGTCTTCAAGGCAGATGGATATGAAAAGGGCTCCCCTAAGATCGAGCTCACGAAGTGGGTCTATCCCGAGAAAAAGGGCGGGGCGACGATGCTCGAGGGAGAGCTCGCCGATGTGTGCGGCCAGCTCCTCGGCATTCTCAAGGAGAAGGGGGTGTGCCAATGAGTTACACGCTGATCGTTGCAGAGGTGAGGCGCGGCGTCTTCGAGGAGAGGAACCTCGACTCGCTGGGTCTTGGCGCCCTTCTCGGAGGGCAGTCGGTCCTTCTCGTCCCGGACGGGGCCTATGAGGTGGCGGACAAGCTCGTCGACGCCATCGTGAAGGTCACGGCAGCCGAAGAGGTGTACCTCAATCCCATGAACATGGGGAAGATACTGGAAGCCCTCTTTGCCGCGAAAGGCAAGCCGGACCACATCCTCTTCACCCAGTCCTCATCGGGGATGGAAGCTGCGGCATACGCCGCGGGCCTTTTCGGAATGCCCGTGATAACAGATGTGAGCGGTTATGACAGGGATGCCGGCATCTTCCTGAAGAGCTACTACTCCGATAAGGTCTTCGGGCAGTTCAAGGCCGCGGGCTCTCCCGCCATACTCACCGTGAGGAGCGGGAGCTTCCGGGAGTTCGCGGTGGAAAAGGCCGCCGCTCCCGCGGAGACCATCGAAGCCGTCCCCGCCGTCGAGACCCGTACATTCGTGGAATACGTCGAGGAAGAGAAGGCGGACATCGACATCACCAAGGCGGAGTTCCTCCTTTCCGTGGGAAGGGGTGTCGGGAACCAGGACGAGGTCTCCGGCTACGAGGAGCTTGCGGGCATCCTGAAGGCGGTCCTTTCCGGATCGCGCCCCGTCATCGACAAGATGTGGCTGCCCAAGGCGCGGCAGGTGGGAACGTCGGGCAAGACGGTGAAACCGAAGGTATACCTTGCCATGGGCATATCGGGCGCCTTCCAGCACATCGCGGGCATGAAGGACTCGGACTGCATCATCGCCGTCAACAAGGACCCGGAGGCCCCCATTTTCCAGTATGCCCATTACGGCATCGTCGGGGACATCCACAAGGTGCGTGACAAACTCAAAGAGCTGGCAAAGGGCTGATGGACGAAAAAGAAACAAAAGTTCTCGTTGTGGGTGGAGGGATAGGCGGCATCACCGCCGCCCTGGAGATCGCCTCCTGCGGCATCAATGTGACCATGGTGGAAGAGAGTCCCTCCATCGGGGGCAGGATGATACAGCTCGACAAGACCTTCCCCACCCTCGACTGTTCCACCTGTGTCCTTTCACCGAAGATGGTGGAGGTCGCGCTGAACCAGAAGATAGACCTCCTGTCGTGGGCGAAGGTGATGGCCGTGAAGAAGGAGGGCAGGGGGTTCACGGCCACCATCCTGAAAAGGTCCCGGTACGTGGACCTGAAGAAATGCACCGCCTGCGGCGTCTGTTCCGGAGGCTGTCCGGTGGTGATGAAGAACGAGTTCAACGTGGGAACGGGACCGCGGAAGGCCGTCTACATCCCCTTCCCCCAGGCCATTCCCAACAAGGCCCTCATAGACAAGCGGGAAGAGCGCCTGTGCAACATGGCCTGCATGGATGCCTGTCCCGTCAACACCAATGTGCCCGGCTACCTGAAGCACATCAGTGAGGGGAGGTTTGCCGACGCCTACAGGCTCATCAGGGCGACGAACCCCTTCCCGTCGGTCTGCGGCAGGGTCTGTTACGCCCCCTGCGAGAGGGTGTGCAACAGGGGCGAGATCGACGAGCCGCTGGCGATCCGGGACCTCAAGCGCTTCGCCGTCGATAACTTCGACATCGCCTCCCTGGAGGTCCCCCAGGTGCAGAGGACGGGCAGGAAGGTGGCCGTGATCGGCGCCGGCCCGGCGGGG from Syntrophorhabdus sp. harbors:
- a CDS encoding (Fe-S)-binding protein; its protein translation is MVEQAATRVLTCIQCGKCTGSCPESGRTPFNVRMLVRKKQFQSAIDEALPWYCTSCGACTIRCPRDVKPSEVIIELRAKLVEDGDIPVALQKALENTFVQKNPWGRSRNKRADWAQKLDFEVPHVSETQSKRLLFVCCIQAYDPRCMVIPVNVARLFNAGGLEFGILGEEEACCGNEIRRIGEAGLFEELMEENKAAFEEYGVKEIVALSPHCMNVLKKEYGDLGIKVVHYTELLAPLVEEGAIKLPGSFGKKVIYHDPCFLGKQNGVFDEPRSILGAVPDLELLEFSRSREMSLCCEGGGGRMFFEVEATYQRNAEVRVLDAVSRGAEIIATACPFCVMTLEDPATEKGLAVKELSEILTEVL
- a CDS encoding electron transfer flavoprotein subunit alpha/FixB family protein translates to MSYTLIVAEVRRGVFEERNLDSLGLGALLGGQSVLLVPDGAYEVADKLVDAIVKVTAAEEVYLNPMNMGKILEALFAAKGKPDHILFTQSSSGMEAAAYAAGLFGMPVITDVSGYDRDAGIFLKSYYSDKVFGQFKAAGSPAILTVRSGSFREFAVEKAAAPAETIEAVPAVETRTFVEYVEEEKADIDITKAEFLLSVGRGVGNQDEVSGYEELAGILKAVLSGSRPVIDKMWLPKARQVGTSGKTVKPKVYLAMGISGAFQHIAGMKDSDCIIAVNKDPEAPIFQYAHYGIVGDIHKVRDKLKELAKG
- a CDS encoding acyl-CoA dehydrogenase, which produces MELTTEQKDICKAAREFAEKEFRDKAKDFDEKEEFDLSIVKRAAENGFIGVFIKEEYGGAGLGFLEHSLITEEVWRVDPGCGQNICSAGFGAEMIQTFGTEDQKRFYLPKIASGEAIIGTAITEPDAGSDVTMVKTRAEKKGDTYVINGAKMFITNGCNAKYLLVYAVTDPEAKDVHKRCSVILLDTATPGFTATKIYGKMGIRASNTAEVSFDNVEVPAENLIGKEGRGFYQLMEFFNMTRNHVAAQGVGVAQGALEMAISYVKKRKAFGGYLSRLQGVQFKIAEMATRIEAARSLYWRAAYLLDNGKLDPALVSMAKWFAGETAVYVANEALQLHGGYGYIIEYDIQRFYRDAKIVEIYEGSKEVEKAVIASELLKRVF
- a CDS encoding acyl--CoA ligase, giving the protein MTPNHDFQTVRTLIARNAALYPHKTAMKEFETGRSCTFEDLLERAKKIGSALHGMGVKKGERVGIMSQNSYEYMELVLSVTAAGYVFVPVNFRLAGREMAGVLSDAEPVVLFVQEQYVKTAQEIKGELPSVREYVHIGPVETRPDGWRGYEEMIQCAAPMGWVEALDEDDLAMLMYTSGTTGAPKGVMQTHLNLYHCGRTCAFNNCIETEDIGFTICPMYHVTATTSFFGPFYRGATSILFQKFDAEALFEAAREEHIVAGMLATPMVRMLLDVWPSVKDRCDVSSMKKLWFAGAGIIPAVYKQFIDTFGCILGEHHGTTETTGVTANLSAKDIAKELTDDNLRILESCGRDAYDCEVLIVDDNDNPVVAPGEGEMKVRGLGTSLGYWRKEEQTKKAFRNGWFYTEDICHIDEKGYIYIIDRKKDMIITGGENVYPAEIEKVVNEHPAVRESSAIGVPHPVWGEAIAAIVVLNDGATLDAAGLIQYCKGRIAGYKVPKIVHFIPEMPRNPAGKISKPELRKQFGAA
- a CDS encoding electron transfer flavoprotein subunit beta/FixA family protein, translating into MNILVFTKRVAATQEEELRITGEGQAVDLSKVPFKVNDWDNYSVEEAVRIVDKAGGSVTAISIGDAESDEVLRRAIAMGAKDGFLVETGDVLNDPFMRGELIRSFIDKEKVPFDIILTGVQSEDDQFGAVGGIVAALMGLPYASMVIGIDAVEADHVMIRRELEGGLQEKVKVATPCVLSIQSGINEPRYVSIMGIRKASKVERKVFKADGYEKGSPKIELTKWVYPEKKGGATMLEGELADVCGQLLGILKEKGVCQ